Within the Paenibacillus sp. AN1007 genome, the region TTTTCAACGTGCGTGGGTTCGGGCCTCCAGTGCGTGTTACCGCACCTTCACCCTGGACAGGGGTAGATCACCCGGTTTCGGGTCTACGTCCACGTACTATGTCGCCCTATTCAGACTCGCTTTCGCTGCGGCTCCGGCTCTTCACCTTAACCTTGCACGGGAACGTAACTCGCCGGTTCATTCTACAAAAGGCACGCCATCACCCTGTTGACGAACAAGTTCGCAACATAGGGCTCTGACTTTTTGTAAGCACACGGTTTCAGGTTCTATTTCACTCCCCTTCCGGGGTGCTTTTCACCTTTCCCTCACGGTACTGCTTCACTATCGGTCGCTAGGAAGTATTTAGCCTTGGCAGATGGTCCTGCCGGATTCATACGGGGTTTCACGTGCCCCGCACTACTCGGGATCCGTCTCGGAGAGAATCAACTTTCAATTACAGGGCTTTTACCTTCTTTGGCGGGCCTTTCCAGACCTCTTCGTTTAACTGACTCCTTTGTAACTCCATGTGAGACGTCCCACAACCCCAAAGAGCAAGCTCTCTGGTTTGGGCTTCTCCGCGTTCGCTCGCCGCTACTGACGGAATCACTATTGTTTTCTCTTCCTCAGGGTACTTAGATGTTTCAGTTCCCCTGGTATGCCTCTGCACAACCTATGTATTCAGTTGTGAGTAACTGGATATTACCCCAGCTGGGTTTCCCCATTCGGACATCCCCGGATCAAAGCTTGCTTACAGCTCCCCGAGGCAGTATCGTTGTTCGCCACGTCCTTCATCGGCTCCTAGCGCCTAGGCATCCTCCGTGTGCTCTTAGCAGCTTAACCAGATTGCTCCGGTTTCGTTTGCTCGCTTCCCTTGTTTTGCTTGCGCAAAGCCAAAAGTCGCTCCCATCCGATACCATCGCAATTGCATTTAACTACCTTATATACACTTTCACTTGTTGACACAAGTTCAGCTCGGATGATTGTTGTTCGGTTACTTGAACCGAGTCAGCATTCATCCCTAAAAGGAATGTTCTAATTCGCGTTTGTTTCGTTTCGATATCTAGTTTTCAAAGAACAAATCGGTTTTTTCAGCCCGTTCACAGAACGTGTCGGTCGAACAAACGAGATGATTGAGAGTTTGAGCTCTCAAAACTGAGCAACGAGTGAGTAGTTTGCTCTTCATTTCATCCACACCTGAAGTGATGGACCGAAATGAATCGCTGTTGCAGGTTCAAAGAACCTGCTTATTTGAATGTCTTCATTGCAGAAGACGATTCTCCATAGAAAGGAGGTGATCCAGCCGCACCTTCCGATACGGCTACCTTGTTACGACTTCACCCCAATCATCTATCCCACCTTCGGCGGCTGGCTCCTTGCGGTTACCCCACCGACTTCGGGTGTTATAAACTCTCGTGGTGTGACGGGCGGTGTGTACAAGACCCGGGAACGTATTCACCGCGGCATGCTGATCCGCGATTACTAGCAATTCCGACTTCATGCAGGCGAGTTGCAGCCTGCAATCCGAACTGAGACCGGCTTTTTAGGATTGGTTCCACCTCGCGGCTTCACTGCCCGTTGTACCGGCCATTGTAGTACGTGTGTAGCCCAGGTCATAAGGGGCATGATGATTTGACGTCATCCCCACCTTCCTCCGGTTTGTCACCGGCAGTCACCTTAGAGTGCCCACCCGAAGTGCTGGCAACTAAGATCAAGGGTTGCGCTCGTTGCGGGACTTAACCCAACATCTCACGACACGAGCTGACGACAACCATGCACCACCTGTCTTGAATGTCCCGAAGGAAAGGCACATCTCTGCACCGGTCATTCAGATGTCAAGACCTGGTAAGGTTCTTCGCGTTGCTTCGAATTAAACCACATACTCCACTGCTTGTGCGGGTCCCCGTCAATTCCTTTGAGTTTCAGTCTTGCGACCGTACTCCCCAGGCGGAATGCTTAATGTGTTAACTTCGGCACCAAGGGTATCGAAACCCCTAACACCTAGCATTCATCGTTTACGGCGTGGACTACCAGGGTATCTAATCCTGTTTGCTCCCCACGCTTTCGCGCCTCAGCGTCAGTTACAGCCCAGAGAGTCGCCTTCGCCACTGGTGTTCCTCCACATCTCTACGCATTTCACCGCTACACGTGGAATTCCACTCTCCTCTTCTGCACTCAAGTCACGCAGTTTCCAGTGCGATCCGGGGTTGAGCCCCGGGATTAAACACCAGACTTACATGACCGCCTGCGCGCGCTTTACGCCCAATAATTCCGGACAACGCTTGCCCCCTACGTATTACCGCGGCTGCTGGCACGTAGTTAGCCGGGGCTTTCTTCTCAGGTACCGTCACCTTGAGAGCAGTTACTCTCCCAAGCGTTCTTCCCTGGCAACAGAGCTTTACGATCCGAAAACCTTCATCACTCACGCGGCATTGCTCCGTCAGGCTTTCGCCCATTGCGGAAGATTCCCTACTGCTGCCTCCCGTAGGAGTCTGGGCCGTGTCTCAGTCCCAGTGTGGCCGATCACCCTCTCAGGTCGGCTACGCATCGTCGCCTTGGTGAGCCGTTACCCCACCAACTAGCTAATGCGCCGCAGGCCCATCCCCAAGTGACAGATTGCTCCGTCTTTCCAGTTCTCTTCAGGCGAAGAAAACAAGTATTCGGTATTAGCTACCGTTTCCGGTAGTTGTCCCAAGCTTGAGGGCAGGTTGCCTACGTGTTACTCACCCGTCCGCCGCTAACCATCCGAGAAGCAAGCTTCTCTTCAAGTCCGCTCGACTTGCATGTATTAGGCATGCCGCCAGCGTTCGTCCTGAGCCAGGATCAAACTCTCCAATAAAGATGAATTTCGTCAGCGTGGTTAAACACTGTGATACTCATCGGGGTATTGAAAAGAGCGATAAGCTCATTTTGAATCTGACGAGATTAAAAATCTCATTTTGATCTTGCAAGCAAGATCATTACTCACTCGTTGTTCAGTTTTCAAAGATCAAACTTGTTTCGCCGCCGAGTTTCTTTCGCTTCAGCAACTCTTATATCTTATCACGTCCGAACCAACTTTGCAAGCTCTTTTTTCAAGTTTCTTTCGAAGCTTGTTTTTCATTTGCTTGCCGCACCGTATAAACCGTGTTTTCTTGGCCGGATTTAGAATATACCATGTATCGCTCCCACTTGTAAAGAATTATTTTAGAAAAGATATGTATTCGTATTTGACCATGAAAATCAAGCAGCCACAACCCTTCACGAATAAGTTAATCTTCATGTCCTCTGTAGTTAACTAATTTCAATTCAGCTGACTTTCTTCTATATATAAGGAAATTAAATTCTTATATAGAAAGAGACCCTTCCAGGCTCGAAAACGGCCGAAAGGGTCTGCTGCATTATTCTATAATAAGTGCATCTTTTGTTTTTCATCAGAAACTGCATCAAAAGTACATCGTTAGATATCCCACTCGCTGTTTGTCTTATTTACGGTCAACCGTATATCCTTTATCTTCAAGCAGCTTCACAATCCCATGCTCTCCCAGGTAGTGCGCTGCACCAACCACAATAAAGTACTCTTCACCTTTGCCGTTTTTCAGGTAGCCATCAATCTTGTCGGCCATACCAATATTACGATCAGTTAACATCGCTTTATTGTACTCTTCGTCAGTAGAGAAACTTTTTGTCAGCTCCAGCAGCTGCTCGTCATTACCCGTTTTCCACATCTCGGCCATTTGACTTGAACTATTGTCCAGGGCATCAAAATTCTCGATTGTAGATTTAAGTGTTTTCTCCTGTAATTCTTTCGAGAAATTATCGAACATTCCCAACTGAGACTGGTAGGATTCCAGTTCAATGACCGGGATCTTCCGTTCAACAGCTTTTTGGATAAAATACAAATCTACACCGGACGATGCTTCGAGTCCAGCTGTCGATGTTTTCAGGGTCGCCAATGTGCTTTCCACCACCCAAGGCTTATACGCATCCAGTGCATTAGGCTCCAGACCCGCTTTCTTCAAAATATCCCCGAGCTTGCTGTAGGTCTCACTCGATATATGATCCTTAAGAGTTGTACCATCCTGGTATGAGCCCAAGCTCAACACCAACTTCTGCTGTTCTTCATCGGCTGCTTTACTGACATCCACTTCTACACTAAGATAGTCTGCTTCGGCAAAAGCTTCTTCAAACTCCGGACGCAGCGGGTAAAAGCTCTTGTCCGCCACATGCATTGACCCTACCAGATACACGGTGTTACCGTTATGCTGTACTTCCCACATGAAGCCGCGTCCACCCGTTTGAACGGCTTCCGTTGATCCGCCTTTGGATACCAGCAGCACTGTACGTGCAGCCTTATCCCAGCGCACCTCATATCCTGCCGCATCACCTACAATACGGATTGGCGCGTAAGTGACGCCGTTAATGCGAACAAGCTTACTTTTCAGCGTAATGGTTCTGCCATTCACAACAGCCGTAATACTGTCATCGGTCGTACTTGTTAGTTTGGCATCGAGTGCATCGAGCGTCGTACGCAGCGGAACGAGAGTCGTTCCTTTTTCAACTATCGGTGCACCTGCAGTGTATTTAACCGCCTGATTATCCACCTTAACAGCTGTGTCTGGAGGTGCCGCCATTGCCGGTACTGCCGAGGCAAGTAAGCCTGCCGATAAGGTAAGAGATAAAAGTACGCGTTTCCATTGCTTCATATAGTATGTATTCTCCCTTGTTGTATAAATTCCGAACCCTTAGCTTGTGAGAAAGATAAACGCTTAACTCTCTTTAATACGGACTGAGTTGGATATTGTTCCAGAAATTCGTGAATTAAATTTAATAAAAAAGAACCCCGACTTTTGCCAGGGCTGATAAAGAATATATTATGTATCCTTTCACGAACGATTCGTTTTTTGATAAGCATGCATTGCCGTTTGAAATTGATCTAACGCTTCTTGATATTTCAGACGATCTTTGTCATTAGCGGCCAGCTGCTTACGCATTATTAAATCATCCTGCAATTGCTGGACCAGTTCT harbors:
- a CDS encoding TraB/GumN family protein, yielding MKQWKRVLLSLTLSAGLLASAVPAMAAPPDTAVKVDNQAVKYTAGAPIVEKGTTLVPLRTTLDALDAKLTSTTDDSITAVVNGRTITLKSKLVRINGVTYAPIRIVGDAAGYEVRWDKAARTVLLVSKGGSTEAVQTGGRGFMWEVQHNGNTVYLVGSMHVADKSFYPLRPEFEEAFAEADYLSVEVDVSKAADEEQQKLVLSLGSYQDGTTLKDHISSETYSKLGDILKKAGLEPNALDAYKPWVVESTLATLKTSTAGLEASSGVDLYFIQKAVERKIPVIELESYQSQLGMFDNFSKELQEKTLKSTIENFDALDNSSSQMAEMWKTGNDEQLLELTKSFSTDEEYNKAMLTDRNIGMADKIDGYLKNGKGEEYFIVVGAAHYLGEHGIVKLLEDKGYTVDRK